A window of the Gossypium hirsutum isolate 1008001.06 chromosome A03, Gossypium_hirsutum_v2.1, whole genome shotgun sequence genome harbors these coding sequences:
- the LOC107887119 gene encoding RING-H2 finger protein ATL7 isoform X4, with amino-acid sequence MRSRSLSVSEPQNSPSSSVSAELKLRADWSSLRMRTSPGPYSDLSISMAELGLKKEVREMLPVIIYKETFSIRDTQCAVCLGEYQAEDKLQQIPACGHTFHMDCIDHWLANHTTCPLCRLSVLTSDKLPVIQAANPQVSSNPVNSNGLAVQTVAENCEETHGVQPLEQTIGDARISQHNSDEQECVNQGREFRNTRNEISPHEGSRGIAG; translated from the exons ATGAGGTCTCGATCTCTGTCCGTGTCTGAGCCTCAGAATTCTCCTTCTTCAAGTGTTTCAGCAGAGCTTAAGCT GCGAGCCGATTGGTCATCTCTTAGAATGAGAACATCCCCAGGCCCTTATTCTGACCTATCAATATCAATG GCTGAATTGGGGCTCAAGAAAGAAGTAAGAGAGATGCTACCCGTCATTATATACAAGGAGACCTTCTCTATACGAGATACTCA ATGCGCCGTATGCCTTGGGGAATACCAAGCGGAGGATAAACTTCAACAGATACCTGCATGTGGTCATACATTTCACATGGACTGCATTGACCATTGGCTTGCCAACCACACCACTTGTCCACTCTGCCGTCTTTCTGTCCTCACTTCTGATAAATTGCCTGTTATTCAAGCTGCAAATCCTCAGGTGTCATCTAATCCAGTCAATAGTAATGGATTAGCTGTTCAAACAGTGGCCGAAAATTGTGAGGAAACACATGGCGTGCAGCCTCTCGAGCAAACAATAGGAGATGCGAGAATTTCCCAACACAATAGCGATGAACAGGAATGCGTGAATCAGGGAAGAGAGTTTAGAAATACAAGGAATGAAATCAGCCCGCATGAGGGTAGCAGAGGAATAGCTG GTTGA
- the LOC107887119 gene encoding RING-H2 finger protein ATL7 isoform X2 — MRSRSLSVSEPQNSPSSSVSAELKLYQAFIFSVPIFFAFILLFMFYLFYLRRRRADWSSLRMRTSPGPYSDLSISMAELGLKKEVREMLPVIIYKETFSIRDTQCAVCLGEYQAEDKLQQIPACGHTFHMDCIDHWLANHTTCPLCRLSVLTSDKLPVIQAANPQVSSNPVNSNGLAVQTVAENCEETHGVQPLEQTIGDARISQHNSDEQECVNQGREFRNTRNEISPHEGSRGIAG; from the exons ATGAGGTCTCGATCTCTGTCCGTGTCTGAGCCTCAGAATTCTCCTTCTTCAAGTGTTTCAGCAGAGCTTAAGCTGTATCAAGCTTTCATCTTCTCAGTCCCCATTTTCTTTGCTTTCATTCTGCTCTTTATGTTCTACTTGTTCTATCTTCGACGCAGGCGAGCCGATTGGTCATCTCTTAGAATGAGAACATCCCCAGGCCCTTATTCTGACCTATCAATATCAATG GCTGAATTGGGGCTCAAGAAAGAAGTAAGAGAGATGCTACCCGTCATTATATACAAGGAGACCTTCTCTATACGAGATACTCA ATGCGCCGTATGCCTTGGGGAATACCAAGCGGAGGATAAACTTCAACAGATACCTGCATGTGGTCATACATTTCACATGGACTGCATTGACCATTGGCTTGCCAACCACACCACTTGTCCACTCTGCCGTCTTTCTGTCCTCACTTCTGATAAATTGCCTGTTATTCAAGCTGCAAATCCTCAGGTGTCATCTAATCCAGTCAATAGTAATGGATTAGCTGTTCAAACAGTGGCCGAAAATTGTGAGGAAACACATGGCGTGCAGCCTCTCGAGCAAACAATAGGAGATGCGAGAATTTCCCAACACAATAGCGATGAACAGGAATGCGTGAATCAGGGAAGAGAGTTTAGAAATACAAGGAATGAAATCAGCCCGCATGAGGGTAGCAGAGGAATAGCTG GTTGA
- the LOC107887119 gene encoding RING-H2 finger protein ATL7 isoform X6 gives MRTSPGPYSDLSISMAELGLKKEVREMLPVIIYKETFSIRDTQCAVCLGEYQAEDKLQQIPACGHTFHMDCIDHWLANHTTCPLCRLSVLTSDKLPVIQAANPQVSSNPVNSNGLAVQTVAENCEETHGVQPLEQTIGDARISQHNSDEQECVNQGREFRNTRNEISPHEGSRGIAG, from the exons ATGAGAACATCCCCAGGCCCTTATTCTGACCTATCAATATCAATG GCTGAATTGGGGCTCAAGAAAGAAGTAAGAGAGATGCTACCCGTCATTATATACAAGGAGACCTTCTCTATACGAGATACTCA ATGCGCCGTATGCCTTGGGGAATACCAAGCGGAGGATAAACTTCAACAGATACCTGCATGTGGTCATACATTTCACATGGACTGCATTGACCATTGGCTTGCCAACCACACCACTTGTCCACTCTGCCGTCTTTCTGTCCTCACTTCTGATAAATTGCCTGTTATTCAAGCTGCAAATCCTCAGGTGTCATCTAATCCAGTCAATAGTAATGGATTAGCTGTTCAAACAGTGGCCGAAAATTGTGAGGAAACACATGGCGTGCAGCCTCTCGAGCAAACAATAGGAGATGCGAGAATTTCCCAACACAATAGCGATGAACAGGAATGCGTGAATCAGGGAAGAGAGTTTAGAAATACAAGGAATGAAATCAGCCCGCATGAGGGTAGCAGAGGAATAGCTG GTTGA
- the LOC107887119 gene encoding RING-H2 finger protein ATL7 isoform X5 has product MRTSPGPYSDLSISMAELGLKKEVREMLPVIIYKETFSIRDTQCAVCLGEYQAEDKLQQIPACGHTFHMDCIDHWLANHTTCPLCRLSVLTSDKLPVIQAANPQVSSNPVNSNGLAVQTVAENCEETHGVQPLEQTIGDARISQHNSDEQECVNQGREFRNTRNEISPHEGSRGIAGSENT; this is encoded by the exons ATGAGAACATCCCCAGGCCCTTATTCTGACCTATCAATATCAATG GCTGAATTGGGGCTCAAGAAAGAAGTAAGAGAGATGCTACCCGTCATTATATACAAGGAGACCTTCTCTATACGAGATACTCA ATGCGCCGTATGCCTTGGGGAATACCAAGCGGAGGATAAACTTCAACAGATACCTGCATGTGGTCATACATTTCACATGGACTGCATTGACCATTGGCTTGCCAACCACACCACTTGTCCACTCTGCCGTCTTTCTGTCCTCACTTCTGATAAATTGCCTGTTATTCAAGCTGCAAATCCTCAGGTGTCATCTAATCCAGTCAATAGTAATGGATTAGCTGTTCAAACAGTGGCCGAAAATTGTGAGGAAACACATGGCGTGCAGCCTCTCGAGCAAACAATAGGAGATGCGAGAATTTCCCAACACAATAGCGATGAACAGGAATGCGTGAATCAGGGAAGAGAGTTTAGAAATACAAGGAATGAAATCAGCCCGCATGAGGGTAGCAGAGGAATAGCTG GTTCTGAGAATACATGA
- the LOC107887119 gene encoding RING-H2 finger protein ATL7 isoform X3, translating to MRSRSLSVSEPQNSPSSSVSAELKLRADWSSLRMRTSPGPYSDLSISMAELGLKKEVREMLPVIIYKETFSIRDTQCAVCLGEYQAEDKLQQIPACGHTFHMDCIDHWLANHTTCPLCRLSVLTSDKLPVIQAANPQVSSNPVNSNGLAVQTVAENCEETHGVQPLEQTIGDARISQHNSDEQECVNQGREFRNTRNEISPHEGSRGIAGSENT from the exons ATGAGGTCTCGATCTCTGTCCGTGTCTGAGCCTCAGAATTCTCCTTCTTCAAGTGTTTCAGCAGAGCTTAAGCT GCGAGCCGATTGGTCATCTCTTAGAATGAGAACATCCCCAGGCCCTTATTCTGACCTATCAATATCAATG GCTGAATTGGGGCTCAAGAAAGAAGTAAGAGAGATGCTACCCGTCATTATATACAAGGAGACCTTCTCTATACGAGATACTCA ATGCGCCGTATGCCTTGGGGAATACCAAGCGGAGGATAAACTTCAACAGATACCTGCATGTGGTCATACATTTCACATGGACTGCATTGACCATTGGCTTGCCAACCACACCACTTGTCCACTCTGCCGTCTTTCTGTCCTCACTTCTGATAAATTGCCTGTTATTCAAGCTGCAAATCCTCAGGTGTCATCTAATCCAGTCAATAGTAATGGATTAGCTGTTCAAACAGTGGCCGAAAATTGTGAGGAAACACATGGCGTGCAGCCTCTCGAGCAAACAATAGGAGATGCGAGAATTTCCCAACACAATAGCGATGAACAGGAATGCGTGAATCAGGGAAGAGAGTTTAGAAATACAAGGAATGAAATCAGCCCGCATGAGGGTAGCAGAGGAATAGCTG GTTCTGAGAATACATGA
- the LOC107887119 gene encoding RING-H2 finger protein ATL7 isoform X1 — MRSRSLSVSEPQNSPSSSVSAELKLYQAFIFSVPIFFAFILLFMFYLFYLRRRRADWSSLRMRTSPGPYSDLSISMAELGLKKEVREMLPVIIYKETFSIRDTQCAVCLGEYQAEDKLQQIPACGHTFHMDCIDHWLANHTTCPLCRLSVLTSDKLPVIQAANPQVSSNPVNSNGLAVQTVAENCEETHGVQPLEQTIGDARISQHNSDEQECVNQGREFRNTRNEISPHEGSRGIAGSENT; from the exons ATGAGGTCTCGATCTCTGTCCGTGTCTGAGCCTCAGAATTCTCCTTCTTCAAGTGTTTCAGCAGAGCTTAAGCTGTATCAAGCTTTCATCTTCTCAGTCCCCATTTTCTTTGCTTTCATTCTGCTCTTTATGTTCTACTTGTTCTATCTTCGACGCAGGCGAGCCGATTGGTCATCTCTTAGAATGAGAACATCCCCAGGCCCTTATTCTGACCTATCAATATCAATG GCTGAATTGGGGCTCAAGAAAGAAGTAAGAGAGATGCTACCCGTCATTATATACAAGGAGACCTTCTCTATACGAGATACTCA ATGCGCCGTATGCCTTGGGGAATACCAAGCGGAGGATAAACTTCAACAGATACCTGCATGTGGTCATACATTTCACATGGACTGCATTGACCATTGGCTTGCCAACCACACCACTTGTCCACTCTGCCGTCTTTCTGTCCTCACTTCTGATAAATTGCCTGTTATTCAAGCTGCAAATCCTCAGGTGTCATCTAATCCAGTCAATAGTAATGGATTAGCTGTTCAAACAGTGGCCGAAAATTGTGAGGAAACACATGGCGTGCAGCCTCTCGAGCAAACAATAGGAGATGCGAGAATTTCCCAACACAATAGCGATGAACAGGAATGCGTGAATCAGGGAAGAGAGTTTAGAAATACAAGGAATGAAATCAGCCCGCATGAGGGTAGCAGAGGAATAGCTG GTTCTGAGAATACATGA